Proteins encoded in a region of the Coffea eugenioides isolate CCC68of chromosome 4, Ceug_1.0, whole genome shotgun sequence genome:
- the LOC113768397 gene encoding uncharacterized protein LOC113768397, whose protein sequence is MAGAHRFIQHFSHPHPLELSTFQSPQGLTNPPTLCSCCELPPSGQICICWSCNFMLHLGCLHFCCSQFRNSITHPAHGNHPLTLLSTAAYPSGQFICNACRKPGRGFNYHCSHCSYDLHAICAHMPSNFTHQSHPCRLSLTFEVPFVTTTCNICRMFIGSNEWHYRCSACNFDVHLSGCSNNPSPVRGVVGPWRPTGLGTALAQRIAEVIGLRLGSFVGQAILGGGIGGDQGSGYGYVDSSSIWDSLISVFGF, encoded by the coding sequence ATGGCTGGTGCTCACAGATTTATCCAGCACTTTAGCCATCCTCATCCGTTGGAGCTCTCGACTTTCCAATCTCCACAAGGCCTAACAAATCCACCAACCCTTTGTTCATGTTGCGAACTTCCACCGTCCGGACAAATATGCATTTGCTGGTCATGCAATTTCATGCTCCATTTGGGCTGCCTCCATTTCTGCTGCTCCCAATTCCGAAACTCCATCACCCACCCCGCCCACGGCAACCACCCCCTCACCCTCCTCTCTACCGCTGCATATCCCAGCGGCCAATTCATCTGCAACGCCTGCCGCAAACCGGGAAGGGGCTTCAACTACCATTGCAGCCACTGTTCCTATGATCTTCATGCTATATGTGCTCATATGCCCTCCAACTTCACCCACCAGTCCCATCCCTGCCGTCTTTCACTCACCTTCGAAGTCCCTTTTGTTACTACTACCTGCAACATTTGCCGCATGTTCATAGGGTCTAATGAGTGGCATTATAGATGTAGTGCGTGTAACTTTGATGTCCATTTGAGCGGCTGCTCGAACAACCCAAGTCCCGTGCGAGGCGTGGTTGGACCATGGCGTCCAACTGGTCTGGGGACTGCTTTGGCTCAAAGGATTGCTGAAGTTATTGGACTACGCCTAGGGAGCTTTGTGGGGCAGGCCATACTTGGCGGTGGTATTGGAGGTGATCAGGGGAGCGGTTATGGTTATGTGGATAGCAGTAGCATATGGGATTCACTTATCAGCGTCTTTGGCTTTTAA
- the LOC113768416 gene encoding potassium transporter 25-like, giving the protein MDPALRSETISNEFKENREKETWRRTILLSFQSLGIVYGRLSTAPLYVFGSILPDDLKSDKEIHELYSFIFWTLTLISLLKYAFIVLSADDDGEGGTFPLYSLLCRHAKMGLLPNDRSASEIIQHDRGSPRIKVPSTTRKCIEKYKTGHYFLLFLALFGCCMIISDGVLTPSVSVLSATSTFGRSMIKLSHRLISSQKIREHLDEVLTRLPVPMACAILVCLFTLQHYGTQKISFVFAPIVIIWLTFISGIGLYNIAQNHKILYAISPTYMLRFLKKVDIISWKALGSIILCTAGSEVMFANLGHFSKRSLKVTFVCLIYPALIVCYAGQAAFISRYLGTKDDNVNLSESIPNKNLHHAFAVLSVFASAVGSQATITASFSIVNQCQALGCFPRVKVVHTSDKIRGQVYVPDVNWLFMTLSIGITVGFRDIAPIGKATGLAIISGMLVTTCLMSLVIALSWEKSLFIAACFMLFFGSLEATYLSSCLLNFPRGAWFMTVLLLLFLTTMVSWYYGTVKKYQFDVENKVSVEWLTDLSPGLGISRVPGIGFIYTDISSGIPAFFSHFITNLPAFHQVLIFVSFKSLPVPYISEDQRYLIGRVGPKEYKIYRCVVLHGYRDHTRDSDDFEDHIISSIGEFIAREERDYESLSSPERMMVLGRSMGDGNALIPLTADSSDNSHPTLTQRSHSDDPAELGFAAVRRKRVRFMLPKNSPEMSVSVRKELQELVDARESGTAYFLGQSHLSLRRGSNLLKKLLIMVYVFLNKNAREPPVALNIPHAALLEVGTVYTI; this is encoded by the exons ATGGATCCTGCACTCAGGTCTGAGACCATTTCCAATGAATTTAAG GAAAATAGGGAGAAAGAGACATGGCGGCGTACTATCCTTTTGTCATTTCAAAGTCTTGGAATAGTATATGGTCGTTTGAGCACAGCACCCTTGTACGTTTTTGGATCAATTCTTCCAGATGATCTCAAATCTGATAAGGAGATACACGAACTCTATTCCTTCATTTTCTGGACTTTAACCCTGATTTCCTTGCTGAAATATGCGTTTATAGTTCTGAGTGCTGATGATGACGGAGAAG GTGGTACATTTCCATTGTACTCGTTACTCTGCAGGCATGCTAAAATGGGACTGCTTCCAAATGATAGAAGTGCAAGTGAAATTATACAACATGACCGAGGAAGTCCCAGGATTAAGGTACCCTCAACAACAAGGAAATgcattgaaaaatataaaaccGGTCACTATTTTCTGCTTTTTCTGGCTTTATTTGGCTGTTGCATGATTATAAGTGATGGAGTGCTCACCCCTTCTGTTTCTG TATTGTCTGCAACATCCACCTTTGGAAGATCAATGATAAAGTTGTCTCATCGGT TGATCTCTTCCCAAAAAATCAGAGAACACTTGGACGAGGTTTTAACCAGAT TACCGGTACCAATGGCATGTGCTATACTGGTCTGCCTCTTCACCTTGCAACACTATGGGACCCAAAAAATCAGCTTCGTTTTTGCTCCAATTGTTATTATCTGGCTGACCTTCATCAGTGGTATTGGTCTCTACAATATCGctcaaaatcacaaaatccTCTATGCCATTTCCCCAACATACATGCTCAGGTTCCTTAAGAAAGTTGATATCATAAGTTGGAAAGCATTGGGGAGTATCATCTTATGTACAGCAG GATCAGAGGTGATGTTTGCAAATTTAGGTCACTTCTCAAAGAGATCTCTAAAG GTTACATTTGTCTGCTTGATTTATCCCGCACTCATTGTCTGTTATGCTGGTCAAGCTGCATTCATCTCCAGATACTTGGGCACTAAGGATGACAATGTTAATCTTAGCGAATCAATACCCAATA aaaatCTGCATCATGCTTTTGCGGTATTATCAGTATTTGCTTCAGCCGTAGGAAGCCAAGCAACTATTACTGCCAGTTTTTCCATCGTAAACCAGTGCCAAGCACTCGGTTGTTTTCCCAGAGTTAAAGTTGTCCATACATCAGATAAGATTCGCGGGCAGGTTTATGTACCAGATGTTAACTGGTTATTTATGACCCTCTCAATAGGAATAACTGTTGGTTTCCGTGACATAGCACCAATTGGGAAGGCAACAG gtttagctatcatttctggGATGCTTGTAACAACTTGTTTAATGTCACTTGTGATTGCTTTATCCTGGGAGAAGAGTTTGTTCATTGCTGCTTGCTTTATGTTATTCTTCGGCTCACTGGAGGCAACATACTTATCATCTTGCTTGTTGAACTTCCCAAGGGGAGCATGGTTTATGACTGTCCTATTATTACTTTTCTTAACAACCATGGTTTCCTGGTACTATGGCACTGTGAAAAAATATCAGTTTGATGTTGAGAACAAGGTTTCAGTGGAATGGCTAACAGATCTTAGCCCTGGTCTGGGGATTTCTAGAGTACCTGGCATTGGCTTCATATACACTGATATTTCATCTGGAATCCCAGCTTTCTTCTCCCATTTCATTACAAATCTTCCTGCATTTCACCAAGTACTCATATTTGTATCTTTCAAGTCCTTGCCAGTCCCCTACATTTCTGAGGATCAACGATACCTTATAGGCCGGGTTGGACCTAAAGAATACAAGATTTATCGTTGTGTTGTTCTCCATGGATATCGTGACCATACAAGGGACAGCGATGATTTTGAGGATCATATAATCAGTTCAATAGGAGAATTCATTGCCAGGGAGGAACGTGATTATGAATCCCTCTCTTCACCAGAAAGAATGATGGTCTTGGGAAGATCAATGGGAGATGGAAATGCATTGATTCCTCTTACTGCAGATAGTTCAGACAACAGTCATCCAACCTTGACTCAAAGGAGCCATTCAGATGATCCAGCAGAGCTTGGTTTTGCGGCCGTCAGGAGAAAAAGGGTTCGATTTATGCTGCCCAAGAATAGTCCTGAAATGAGTGTTTCAGTAAGGAAGGAGCTACAAGAACTCGTTGATGCAAGGGAAAGTGGCACTGCCTATTTCTTGGGTCAATCCCACTTGTCATTGCGAAGGGGCTCAaatttgttgaagaaattgCTCATCATGGTATATGTATTTCTTAACAAAAATGCTAGGGAGCCTCCGGTTGCCCTGAACATTCCACATGCTGCTCTTTTGGAGGTTGGTACGGTTTATACAATATGA
- the LOC113767702 gene encoding 40S ribosomal protein S3a: MAVGKNKRISKGKKGGKKKAADPFAKKDWYDIKAPSVFEVRNVGKTLVSRTQGTKIASEGLKHRVFEVSLADLQKDEDHAFKKIRLRAEDVQGKNVLTNFWGMNFTTDKVRSLVRKWQTLIEAHVDVKTTDNYTLRMFCIGFTKKRANQQKRTCYAQSSQIRQIRKKMVEIMRNQASSCDLKELVAKIIPESIGREIEKSTTSIFPLQNVYIRKVKILKAPKFDLGKLMEVHGDYSEDVGVKLDRPAEETVVEGETEVVGS, translated from the exons ATGGCCGTCGG GAAGAACAAGAGGATTTCCAAAGGCAAAAAGGGTGGAAAGAAGAAGGC GGCTGATCCATTTGCTAAGAAGGATTGGTATGATATAAAGGCACCGTCTGTTTTTGAGGTTCGAAATGTCGGAAAGACTCTTGTTTCCAGAACTCAGGGCACTAAG aTTGCTTCTGAAGGGCTAAAGCATAGAGTATTTGAGGTAAGCTTGGCTGATCTTCAGAAGGATGAGGATCATGCATTCAAGAAGATCCGTTTGAGGGCAGAAGATGTGCAAGGCAAAAATGTCCTCACAAATTTCTGG GGAATGAATTTTACAACAGACAAAGTCAGGTCCCTGGTTCGTAAGTGGCAGACATTGATTGAGGCTCATGTGGATGTCAAGACAACAGACAATTACACCCTTAGGATGTTTTGCATTGGATTTACAAAGAAGCGTGCAAACCAACAGAAGAGGACCTGTTATGCTCAGTCAAGTCAGATCCGTCAG ATTCGGAAGAAAATGGTTGAGATCATGAGAAACCAAGCAAGTTCCTGTGATTTGAAGGAGCTGGTTGCCAAAATCATCCCGGAGTCAATCGGCAGAGAGATAGAGAAGTCAACTACAAGCATCTTCCCTTTGCAAAATGTTTACATTCGCAAAGTGAAGATCCTCAAGGCACCCAAATTTGATCTGGGCAAGTTGATGGAG GTTCATGGTGACTATTCAGAGGATGTTGGCGTGAAGTTGGATAGGCCAGCTGAGGAAACAGTAGTAGAGGGAGAAACTGAAGTTGTTGGTTCGTAA
- the LOC113768747 gene encoding dihydropyrimidine dehydrogenase (NADP(+)), chloroplastic, whose amino-acid sequence MASLSGLTQQISNRNSVVELPMTHRPRLHNSIKKSCRVGLGIMASENNASTSELDLSVTVNGLKMPNPFVIGSGPPGTNLAVMRKAFDEGWGAVIAKTVSLDAAKVINVTPRYAKLRAGANGSTRGEIIGWENIELISDRPLETMLSEFKQLKKEYPDRILIASIMEEYDKAAWHELIDRVEQTGVDAIEINFSCPHGMPERKMGAAVGQDCALLEEVCGWINEKATVPVWAKMTPNITDITQPARVALRTGCEGVSAINTIMSVMGINLDTLRPEPCVEGYSTPGGYSSKAVHPIALAKVMSIAQMMRSEFGDKDCSLSGIGGVEAGGDAAEFILLGADTVQVCTGVMMHGYGIVKKLCSELKDFMKKHNFSSIDDFKGLSLEYFTTHTDLVKRQQEAIRQRKAIRKGLASDKDWTGDGFVQETESMVSN is encoded by the exons ATGGCGTCTCTCAGCGGCTTGACTCAGCAAATCAGCAACAGGAACTCGGTGGTCGAGTTACCGATGACTCATCGGCCACGGCTGCATAATTCGATCAAGAAGAGCTGCAGAGTTGGGTTAGGGATCATGGCTTCTGAGAACAATGCTAGCACTTCTGAACTGGATCTTAGTGTAACTGTAAACGGGTTGAAAATGCCCAACCCCTTTGTTATTGGGTCTGGTCCGCCTGGAACTAATCTTGCCGTTATGAGGAAAGCTTTTGATGAAGGCTGGGGAGCTGTCATCGCCAAAACG GTATCACTGGATGCTGCAAAAGTTATAAACGTGACTCCCAGGTATGCCAAATTGCGAGCAGGAGCAAATGGCTCAACCAGAGGAGAGATCATTGGTTGGGAAAACATTGAACTTATAAGTGATCGGCCTCTTGAAACAATGTTAAGCGAATTTAAACAGTTAAAAAAAGAGTACCCAGATAGGATCCTTATTGCTTCAATTATGGAAGAGTATGACAAAGCTGCCTGGCACGAACTTATTGATCGTGTTGAGCAAACTGGAGTT GATGCTATTGAAATTAATTTTTCATGCCCCCATGGTATGCCAGAGCGGAAAATGGGTGCTGCAGTTGGGCAAGATTGTGCACTGTTGGAGGAGGTATGTGGATGGATTAATGAGAAAGCCACAGTTCCTGTTTGGGCAAAGATGACGCCAAACATCACTGATATAACTCAG CCTGCAAGGGTTGCTCTAAGAACAGGATGTGAGGGAGTGTCAGCCATTAATACAATCATGAGTGTCATGGGAATCAATCTCGACACTTTACGTCCTGAGCCTTGTGTTGAAGG ATATTCAACTCCTGGAGGCTACTCTTCAAAGGCTGTCCATCCTATAGCCCTTGCGAAAGTAATGAGCATTGCGCAAATGATGAGGTCAGAATTTGGAGATAAAGATTGTTCACTTTCTGGTATAGGAGGTGTTGAAGCAGGTGGTGATGCTGCTGAGTTCATTCTTCTTGGAGCAGACACAGTTCAG GTCTGCACTGGGGTTATGATGCATGGATATGGTATTGTGAAGAAACTTTGCTCTGAGCTGAAGGATTTCATGAAAAAGCACAACTTTTCATCCATAGATGATTTCAAAGG GTTGTCACTGGAGTATTTTACAACTCATACGGATTTGGTAAAAAGACAGCAAGAAGCAATTCGGCAGAGGAAAGCTATCAGAAAAGGTTTAGCATCTGACAAGGACTGGACAGGAGATGGTTTTGTACAAGAAACTGAAAGCATGGTTTCCAATTAA